Proteins encoded together in one Pelodiscus sinensis isolate JC-2024 chromosome 33, ASM4963464v1, whole genome shotgun sequence window:
- the LOC102445017 gene encoding serine/threonine-protein kinase SBK2-like, whose amino-acid sequence MALPAPWGMEQQLEEMMELTAQNLPHLEVTESYTVLRELGRGSFGQVLLAVHQLQGRPLALKFIEKRDTELRGFLSEYCISLSLATHPCIAGALGIAFQTAHHYVFAQEIAPARDLFALLQPQVGVGLAELPVKRCALQLSSALEFMGAKGLVHRDVKPENVLLLDPECRRVQLTDFGLSCPRGTAIEALPENLPYTAPELCNLGPSARLPAQPSLDAWALGVLLFCLLTGYFPWHTAADRHYRDFARWHRSPRVRPRPPHWGRFTAQAQEMLRGLLTPDPAQRSPAGAAMAHVKCGWLEPEGPGTHRTLLRSRRYR is encoded by the exons ATGGCCCTGCCCGCCCCATggggcatggagcagcagctggaggagaTGATGGAGTTGACGGCGCAGAACCTGCCCCATCTGGAGGTGACCGAGTCGTACACGGTCCTGAGAGAGCTGGGCAGAGGCTCCTTCGGCCAGGTGCTATTGGCCGTGCACCAGCTGCAAG gccggcCGTTGGCGCTGAAGTTCATCGAGAAGCGGGACACTGAGCTGCGGGGCTTCCTGAGCGAATACTGCATCTCGCTGAGCCTGGCCACCCACCCCTGCATCGCAGGCGCCCTGGGCATCGCCTTCCAGACGGCGCACCACTACGTCTTCGCGCAGGAGATCGCCCCTGCCAGGGACCTCTTCGCCCTGCTGCAGCCGCAG GTGGGGGTCGGGCTCGCGGAGCTGCCCGTCAAGCGCTGTGCTCTGCAGCTCTCCAGCGCCCTGGAATTCATGGGGGCCAAAGGGCTGGTGCACCGCGACGTCAAGCCCGAGAACGTGCTGCTGCTCGACCCCGAGTGCCGGCGCGTCCAGCTGACCGACTTTGGGCTGAGCTGCCCGCGGGGCACTGCCATCGAGGCCCTGCCGGAGAACCTGCCCTACACGGCGCCCGAGCTGTGCAACCTGGGGCCCTCGGCCCGCCTGCCGGCTCAGCCCAGCCTGGACGCCTGGGCGCTCGGCGTGCTGCTCTTCTGCCTGCTGACCGGCTACTTCCCCTGGCACACGGCCGCCGACAGGCACTACCGGGACTTTGCGCGCTGGCACCGCAGCCCCCGCGTGCGCCCGCGCCCGCCCCACTGGGGGCGCTTCACCGCCCAGGCCCAGGAGATGCTGCGAGGGCTGCTAACCCCCGACCCCGCCCAGCGCAGCCCAGCCGGCGCTGCCATGGCCCACGTCAAGTGCGGCTGGCTGGAGCCTGAGGGGCCCGGCACCCACCGGACTTTGCTGAGGAGCCGCCGTTACCGCTGA